From the Leucobacter denitrificans genome, one window contains:
- the acs gene encoding acetate--CoA ligase, whose translation MSDDHGTIESLSSLAHETPDTYPPSAEFRAQANQNNSEIYLRAAADPEGYWAEQARTRLTWTKPFTEVLDWTNPPFAKWFQDGELNVAANCLDRHVANGLGDRVAIHFEGEPGDSRSITYAELTYEVKRAANMLTSLGVTAGDRVAIYMPMIPETIISMLAVARLGAAHSVVFGGFSAESLRARIDDAEAELVITADGGYRKGRVSPLKPVVDQALELDDADGKPSTVKHVLVVQRGKNDITMESGRDLWWHEEITAYDGEHQAQGFPAENPLFILYTSGTTGRPKGILHTSGGYLTQVTTTHSDVFDLKPESDVWWCTADVGWVTGHSYIVYGPLANGATQVVYEGTPDTPDWGRWWEIIQKYGVTTFYTAPTAIRSFMKVGRQVPEKYDLSSIRLLGSVGEPINPEAWRWYHEVIGASQVPIVDTWWQTETGAIMVAPLPGLTSLKPGSSQIAQPGIAVSVLDESGDKVDRGQGGLLVVERPWPAMVRTIWGDDQRFIDTYWEKFGDKYFAGDGARLDEDGDVWFMGRVDDVMNVSGHRLSTTEIESALVGHHAVAEAAVVGADDETTGQAVVAFVILKSQQQLLTEAEAEAELKKHVASHIGAIARPRNVFVVNELPKTRSGKIMRRLLKDAAEGRTIGDTTTLADTMVMQTISDRVVAERAASANA comes from the coding sequence ATGAGCGACGATCACGGCACAATCGAGAGTCTTTCTTCTCTCGCACACGAAACCCCCGACACCTACCCGCCTTCGGCAGAGTTCCGCGCTCAAGCGAACCAGAACAACTCGGAGATCTACCTCCGTGCTGCGGCGGATCCTGAAGGTTACTGGGCAGAGCAGGCGAGAACTCGACTTACCTGGACGAAGCCGTTCACCGAGGTACTCGATTGGACGAACCCGCCGTTCGCGAAGTGGTTCCAAGATGGCGAGCTCAATGTTGCGGCGAACTGCCTCGACCGCCACGTAGCGAACGGGCTCGGTGATCGTGTGGCGATCCACTTCGAGGGAGAGCCCGGCGACAGCCGCTCAATCACCTATGCCGAGCTCACCTACGAAGTGAAGCGCGCCGCGAACATGCTCACGAGCCTCGGCGTCACCGCTGGTGACCGGGTCGCGATCTACATGCCGATGATTCCCGAGACCATCATCTCGATGCTCGCGGTCGCCCGTCTCGGCGCGGCGCACTCTGTCGTGTTTGGCGGCTTCAGTGCCGAGAGCCTTCGCGCGCGCATCGATGACGCAGAGGCAGAGCTCGTGATTACCGCAGACGGCGGCTACCGCAAGGGCCGTGTTTCGCCGCTCAAGCCTGTCGTTGACCAGGCACTTGAGCTCGACGATGCCGACGGCAAGCCTTCTACCGTGAAGCACGTACTCGTCGTGCAACGCGGCAAGAACGACATCACCATGGAATCGGGGCGCGACCTGTGGTGGCACGAAGAGATCACCGCCTACGACGGTGAGCACCAGGCGCAGGGCTTCCCTGCTGAGAATCCCCTCTTCATCCTGTACACGTCGGGCACCACGGGCCGGCCGAAGGGCATCCTCCACACCTCGGGCGGCTACCTCACCCAGGTCACCACCACGCACAGCGATGTCTTCGATCTCAAGCCCGAGAGCGATGTCTGGTGGTGCACCGCCGACGTGGGCTGGGTCACCGGCCACAGTTACATCGTCTACGGGCCACTCGCGAACGGCGCGACCCAGGTCGTGTACGAAGGCACCCCCGACACCCCAGATTGGGGTCGCTGGTGGGAGATTATCCAGAAGTACGGCGTCACGACCTTCTACACCGCGCCCACGGCGATCCGCTCGTTCATGAAGGTCGGCCGCCAAGTACCCGAGAAGTACGACCTTTCGAGCATCCGCCTGCTCGGTTCAGTTGGTGAGCCGATCAACCCCGAGGCTTGGCGCTGGTACCACGAGGTCATTGGCGCGAGTCAGGTGCCGATCGTCGATACGTGGTGGCAGACCGAGACCGGCGCAATTATGGTGGCGCCGTTGCCGGGACTCACATCACTCAAGCCGGGCAGTTCGCAAATTGCGCAGCCGGGCATCGCGGTGAGCGTGCTCGACGAGTCGGGTGACAAAGTGGATCGGGGCCAGGGCGGCCTGCTCGTCGTCGAGCGTCCGTGGCCAGCAATGGTTCGCACCATTTGGGGTGATGACCAGCGCTTTATCGATACCTACTGGGAGAAGTTCGGCGACAAGTACTTCGCTGGCGACGGTGCAAGGCTCGACGAGGACGGCGACGTCTGGTTCATGGGTCGCGTCGACGACGTCATGAATGTGTCGGGTCACCGTCTCTCAACGACCGAGATTGAGTCAGCGCTCGTCGGACACCACGCAGTTGCAGAGGCCGCCGTGGTTGGTGCCGACGACGAGACGACCGGTCAGGCCGTGGTTGCGTTCGTTATCTTGAAGTCGCAGCAGCAGCTGCTCACCGAGGCTGAGGCTGAGGCGGAGCTCAAGAAGCACGTCGCTAGCCATATCGGGGCAATCGCCCGGCCACGCAACGTGTTCGTTGTGAACGAGCTGCCGAAGACGCGCTCGGGCAAGATCATGCGACGCTTGCTGAAGGACGCGGCTGAGGGCCGCACCATCGGTGATACCACGACCCTCGCGGACACCATGGTGATGCAGACCATCTCCGACCGAGTGGTTGCGGAGCGAGCTGCGTCGGCAAACGCGTAG
- a CDS encoding CpaF family protein: MSLRSTKLGTDVRRVLGGLLPLIDDPTLRDLMIHVQDGAGRLFLDRGSGAEHVRGWVVPEDMVNRFAIALIAAGGRHLDELNPCADVRLGDGIRVHAVLAPVAAFGTVVSIRVPATQAASFDELVSAGLCGHATASMLARDVVDRRNLLITGGTGSGKTTLLTSLLSLVHPSERIITIEDVAELRPRHDHHIALETRQTNIEGAGEVSLERLLREALRMRPDRIVLGECRGAEIATLLAALNTGHEGGAGTLHANSLRDVPARLEALGFLAGLPPEALAPQVVSAFHTIVHVSRHAGHHRIEQVGRFTLGASSELGVEVREIGSA, translated from the coding sequence ATGTCACTACGATCCACCAAACTCGGCACCGATGTGCGGCGCGTTCTCGGCGGTCTGCTGCCGCTCATCGACGATCCCACGCTGCGTGACCTCATGATTCACGTGCAAGACGGAGCCGGGAGGCTCTTTCTCGACCGAGGAAGCGGTGCTGAGCATGTGAGGGGCTGGGTGGTTCCCGAAGACATGGTCAATCGGTTCGCGATTGCTCTCATTGCGGCCGGCGGGCGGCACCTTGACGAACTCAACCCGTGCGCCGACGTGCGGCTCGGAGACGGGATTCGGGTGCACGCTGTGCTCGCACCCGTCGCTGCCTTCGGCACAGTGGTGTCGATCCGCGTGCCTGCAACACAGGCTGCCTCGTTTGATGAGCTCGTGAGCGCCGGGTTGTGTGGGCACGCGACCGCGAGCATGCTCGCGCGCGATGTGGTGGATCGGCGCAACCTTCTCATCACCGGCGGTACTGGCAGCGGCAAAACCACCCTGCTCACCTCGCTCCTGTCACTCGTTCATCCGAGCGAACGCATCATCACAATCGAAGATGTTGCGGAGCTCAGACCCCGACACGACCATCACATTGCGCTTGAAACGCGGCAAACAAACATTGAGGGCGCTGGTGAAGTATCGCTCGAACGGCTATTGCGCGAGGCGCTTCGCATGCGCCCCGACCGCATCGTATTGGGCGAGTGCCGCGGCGCAGAGATCGCGACGCTGCTCGCCGCGCTCAACACCGGGCATGAGGGCGGCGCTGGCACGCTCCACGCCAATAGCCTGCGCGACGTGCCCGCGCGACTCGAGGCGCTCGGGTTTCTCGCGGGGCTGCCGCCCGAAGCGCTAGCCCCGCAGGTGGTGTCGGCGTTCCACACGATCGTGCACGTGAGTCGCCATGCCGGTCACCATCGCATCGAACAGGTCGGCAGATTCACCCTTGGCGCCTCTAGTGAATTGGGGGTGGAAGTCCGTGAGATTGGCTCTGCTTAA
- a CDS encoding type II secretion system F family protein: MTAVSIAARSAALLRGGLHPVQVMRSLARETVSPLLLNVVERIDMGEKPGDALAEIDGPDWRVLGAAWNLAEQSGAAFAPVLDRIALALRSIDELSARREVLLAAPRMTIRLVAWLPLASVGVGVLLGFDPLPVFLTPLGAGLLVFGLLLQLLGLQWTRKLTRQVEAQDRVAGLECELMWIALSGGAPPGRARVRVADAVSDARAEWIEFASLCRGTPLDQALQEAVNVGVPASSLLLDAAHTQRAQTQAELERAAERLGVRILVPIATCILPAFIVLGVFPVIVRLVSSVFPVASAI, from the coding sequence GTGACCGCGGTATCGATCGCCGCGCGATCCGCCGCACTGCTTCGGGGTGGATTGCACCCGGTGCAGGTAATGCGCTCGCTCGCGCGAGAGACCGTGAGTCCTCTGCTACTCAATGTGGTCGAGCGGATCGACATGGGTGAGAAACCGGGAGACGCGCTCGCCGAGATTGACGGCCCCGATTGGCGAGTGCTCGGCGCAGCATGGAACCTCGCCGAGCAGAGTGGAGCAGCGTTCGCGCCAGTGCTTGACCGAATCGCGCTTGCGCTGCGGAGCATCGACGAACTCAGCGCGCGCAGGGAGGTGCTGCTCGCCGCACCACGCATGACGATCCGTCTTGTGGCCTGGCTGCCACTCGCCTCGGTCGGGGTCGGGGTACTGCTCGGCTTCGATCCGCTGCCCGTGTTTCTCACCCCGCTCGGCGCTGGGCTGCTCGTCTTCGGTCTGCTTCTGCAACTGCTCGGCCTACAGTGGACCCGCAAGCTCACTCGACAGGTCGAAGCGCAAGACCGTGTGGCGGGCCTCGAATGCGAACTCATGTGGATCGCGCTCTCTGGTGGCGCGCCGCCGGGCCGCGCGCGGGTGCGCGTCGCCGATGCGGTGTCAGATGCTCGCGCCGAGTGGATCGAGTTCGCCAGCCTCTGCCGCGGAACGCCGCTTGATCAGGCCCTACAAGAGGCGGTCAATGTTGGTGTGCCCGCCTCCTCGCTGCTTCTCGACGCGGCCCACACGCAGCGCGCGCAGACCCAGGCAGAACTCGAGCGCGCGGCCGAGCGGTTGGGCGTGCGAATTCTTGTGCCAATCGCGACGTGCATACTGCCAGCGTTCATCGTGCTCGGGGTGTTCCCCGTCATCGTGCGGCTCGTCAGCAGCGTGTTTCCGGTCGCTTCGGCGATCTGA